The Leptospiraceae bacterium genome includes the window CAATCAAGAATTGATTGAAGATGTGATGCTTGAAACAGTTGAGCTTTCAGGTGCAACGATTGAAAAATCCATCTTTCATAAATTCAACCCCCATGGAATCACCGGGGTAGTGGTTGTATCTGAGTCTCACTTTGCAATCCATACTTGGCCGGAATATGGTTATTCTGCAGTAGATATTTTTACTTGTGGAGATTTAATTGATAACTACAAGGCACTAAACCACCTTAGAGACAAGCTTTTTGCTAAAAACCTTTCTGTTGTAGAATTAAAGAGAGGATTACTCGACTTAGGCGTGGATTTACCACACAAACCGGGGATTACTCCTCACTCACCTATGCTTTCAAAGCCCCCGGTACCAAAAACATGAATTTCTTAGTTAAAGAAGAAAAAGAGGAACCCGGCGGGTTTCTCTCCTCAGTCAAAAGAAAAATCCAGAGATTCTCTGTGGACAACACAGACACCTTCTTAGGGACCTTACTCAAAGGTCTCGCTGGGTCTATCAAAAAATCTATTTCTTTCAGAAAAGATTTTTTGTCAAAATTGAGATATTTGCCGGCCTACTATCTCTCGAACCACCTCCTGGGTTTGAATTATGCGGCAGAAAACCAATTTTTGTCTATGGAGAAAGCCATTGAAACTAAAAAATAAAAATGTAGTTAATTCACAGTTTTCTTATATTTCCAGAAAACTGGATTTGATTGAGTTACCTGCTAATGAATTTACATTAGTTGCATCTAATGAAATTCAGAAAGGAGAAACTGTTGCGGTTTGGGGTGGAAAAGTAATCCACAGAAACGAGCTTCCTGATATGATCGAACAGGGAACAACCCACCAGATCAGCGAAGACTTGTATCTTTTTAGCCCTGTGCACGACGACGGTCCGGATCCAATCAATCTAATCAAGCATAGCTCTAACCCCAACTGTGGTTTTAACGGACAAATTGCACTTGTTGCAATGAGAGCTATCTCAGAAGGTGAAGAGATTACTTTTGACCCTTTAATGAATCGTAGTTTCGCAAATAAAAAAAGCGGCTATGCAAAAAGGGATTTAAGAGAAAAATACAATGGATATTTTTCAGACTATATCCAGCGTAAAATCGACTCTGACCCAAGTTTAAGAGTTCTTCCTAAATTTGAAGACAAGGCATGGGGAATGCTCACAAGTATAGACTTAGAAAATTGTGACGGCTCTCTTATTCGAGACGCAGAAGCAATTCGTAAGTATGTCTATGAGCTTTGCGATCTAATCGAGATGAAAAGATTTGGAGAATGCCATGTAGTTCATTTTGGTGAAGACGAAAGGGTAGCTGGATACTCTATGTTTCAACTAATTGAAACTTCTTGTATCTCTGCCCACTTTGCAAACGAGACAAATACTTCTTACATAGATATTTTCTCTTGTAAGGCATATAACCCTAAGGTTGCATCCGAGTTTACAAAAAAATATTTTAAAGGCGGAGATATGCGCCTCACAGTAACGAATCGTTACTAAAAAAACTTTACCGGCAGAAGATCTTTCTCTGCCGGTAATTTTTCTGTTTGACCAAAAATAGTAATCCAATTAGTCTTAAATAATTATGAAGGCTGTAAGTGTCGATATACTAAAATCCAATCTTGAAAAGATTCATCCTTCTATAAAAAAAAATATACCGAACCTGCTTAGTCTATTCCGAAAATATATATTAAAAAATGACTTCAACACAAAAAGTGATTTAGATATTTTAATAATTGGCGTACCTGCAAAAAGCCCTGAAAGGGGTTTTTACAGTAGCGTCATAAATTTTAATCCTGAAATAAATGACCCACTTCTAAAAGGAAAAATAATGTGGGATTTACAATTTGCAATTGAAGATGAATTACAAAGGAATGTAAACATTTTCCAAGAATCAACACCTAAAAACCCATATTTTAAAAAAGAATTAAATAGTACTAAATTACTCATCTATGAAGAATAGATATTTCCAATCTCTATACTCTATTCACAGTTCATTAGAAAATATCGAAAACTATTTTGGCACAGATAAAAATTTTGAGAAATACGATAGTATGCTTCAACATGCTGTAGAAAGAAATTTAGAGATAATCGGAGAGGCGATAAAAAGAATTTTTGAATTAGACCCAAATGTTCCTATAGCTAGTTCGAGAGCAATTATCAATACTCGCAACAAAATAGCACACAGCTATGATGAAATTGAAAATACTCAAATCTGGGAAATACTAGTAAATCATTTACCAATACTAAAAAAGGAAGTTTTTAAACTTTTAAATGAAAATTGAAACACCATACTACCTAATAGATGAAGCCAAACTTGTAAAGAATCTAGAAAAGATTGCACTTCTTAAAACTAGGACAGATGCAAAATCGGTACTCGCACTAAAATGTTTTTCCACTTGGTCAGTTTTTGATTTAATGAAAAAATATATGGACGGAACAACTTCCAGCTCTCTATATGAAGCAAAACTTGGAAAAGAAAAATTCGGGAAAGAAGTACATGCCTATAGTGTTGCATGGTCTGAAGAAGAAATCCTAGAAGTGAAAAACTTTAGTACAAAAATTATTTTTAATTCCTATTCTCAACTCCAGCGATTCTACCCAATTGTAAAAAATTCCAATCTTGGAATCCGTATCAACCCTAGAATCAGCCATTCCAATTTTGATCTTGCAAACCCTGCAAGAAAATATTCACGACTCGGGGTTACTAACTCAGAGGAAATACAAAAGTCAATTGGAATTATTCGTGGTGTAATGTTCCATTGCAATTGTGATAACGATGACTTTGAAAGTTTTTGTAATATATTAGATACTATTTCAAAAAACTATTACGATATTTTACAAAAATTAGAATGGGTGAGCCTCGGTGGCGGGATTTATTTTACCAAAGAAAATTATCCGTTCGATAAATTCTGTGATAGAATTAAAAAATTCTCCGATGAATTTCAAGTTCAAGTTTACTTTGAACCGGGAGAGGCTTCGATCACTATGTCTGGACAGCTTGTTACGAGTATACTAGATATAGTTCACAACGAAAAAGAAATTGCAATCGTAGATTCTTCAGTAGAAGCGCACGCTTTAGATCTACTTATCTACAACCTTTCCGCTAAAATAGAAAATGAAAAAGGAAGCTATGAGTATATCATTGCAGGTAGAACTTGTCTTGCAGGAGATGTATTCGGAACTTATAGTTTCTCTAAAAAACTTAGAGTAGGGGATACGATTACTTTTTCAGACATGGCAGGCTATACTATGGTAAAAAAGAATTGGTTTAATGGAGTAAAGATGCCCTCCATAGTAGTGAAACGGTTAGACGGTAAATTGGAAGTTATAAGAAGTTTTTGTTACGAAGATTTCCTAAATTGTCTTAGTTAAATAGCAGTATCGTATAACGCTTATATATCTAATTAAAACTTTCCATCTGCACGAATCTTATAGAATAGACCATCAGAAACTGAAGAGTAAGGAAACAAAGGTGTTTTTGACCCTATTGAAGAAATATTTCCACTTATTTGTCCAACTAATGAAGAGTATTTAAAGCAATTTTAGAGTGAAATCTATATTTTCGATTAATTATGTTGACTTTTTCAAATTATTCTAAATTTTTTTAAAATTTAATTTAAAAAATATTCTGTAACATACCTAATTTGTCCGGTTGTTGTGGTATAGTACTATTAAAGATAGAGGAAATATGAAAGTAATTGAAATTGCAATGCCAGTTATTGGAG containing:
- a CDS encoding S-adenosylmethionine decarboxylase proenzyme, producing the protein MNGLGKHVIAELYDCDKEIINNQELIEDVMLETVELSGATIEKSIFHKFNPHGITGVVVVSESHFAIHTWPEYGYSAVDIFTCGDLIDNYKALNHLRDKLFAKNLSVVELKRGLLDLGVDLPHKPGITPHSPMLSKPPVPKT
- a CDS encoding S-adenosylmethionine decarboxylase; amino-acid sequence: MRQKTNFCLWRKPLKLKNKNVVNSQFSYISRKLDLIELPANEFTLVASNEIQKGETVAVWGGKVIHRNELPDMIEQGTTHQISEDLYLFSPVHDDGPDPINLIKHSSNPNCGFNGQIALVAMRAISEGEEITFDPLMNRSFANKKSGYAKRDLREKYNGYFSDYIQRKIDSDPSLRVLPKFEDKAWGMLTSIDLENCDGSLIRDAEAIRKYVYELCDLIEMKRFGECHVVHFGEDERVAGYSMFQLIETSCISAHFANETNTSYIDIFSCKAYNPKVASEFTKKYFKGGDMRLTVTNRY
- a CDS encoding DUF86 domain-containing protein, with the translated sequence MKNRYFQSLYSIHSSLENIENYFGTDKNFEKYDSMLQHAVERNLEIIGEAIKRIFELDPNVPIASSRAIINTRNKIAHSYDEIENTQIWEILVNHLPILKKEVFKLLNEN
- the nspC gene encoding carboxynorspermidine decarboxylase yields the protein MKIETPYYLIDEAKLVKNLEKIALLKTRTDAKSVLALKCFSTWSVFDLMKKYMDGTTSSSLYEAKLGKEKFGKEVHAYSVAWSEEEILEVKNFSTKIIFNSYSQLQRFYPIVKNSNLGIRINPRISHSNFDLANPARKYSRLGVTNSEEIQKSIGIIRGVMFHCNCDNDDFESFCNILDTISKNYYDILQKLEWVSLGGGIYFTKENYPFDKFCDRIKKFSDEFQVQVYFEPGEASITMSGQLVTSILDIVHNEKEIAIVDSSVEAHALDLLIYNLSAKIENEKGSYEYIIAGRTCLAGDVFGTYSFSKKLRVGDTITFSDMAGYTMVKKNWFNGVKMPSIVVKRLDGKLEVIRSFCYEDFLNCLS